One segment of Acidobacteriota bacterium DNA contains the following:
- a CDS encoding MFS transporter, producing MGRADSWGINRTVIALSVARLGDAVGNSILFIALPLYVAKLPAPLIRIEETVRVGLLLSLYGLVAAVLQSFAGAWSDRLGRRKPMIVAGLAVMCVGTIGFLFATRFIDLLLLRMLQGFGVALTIPASMALMAVATRRETRGSSMGIYSTMRMVGFAGGPLISGFLLVTFGFPSVFVAGAAFVLLGLIIVSLWVKEPPAIENAGPAGRFLIFDPKLISPGIFGAGLATFLMASSFSMMTTLEHQFNERLDQTALGFSVAFSALMVSRLLFQVPLGRLSDRIGRKPLLVGGLVLMGPATALLGLVTSTVQLTGVRLVQGLAAGAIAAPAFAVAADLSSSGGEGRQMSVVTIGFGLGLALGPLIAGVLAMHSFEMPFMIGGLMCVFGAWVVFRSVPETVRRNMTD from the coding sequence ATGGGAAGAGCCGACAGCTGGGGGATCAACCGCACGGTCATCGCGCTGTCCGTCGCCCGCTTGGGCGACGCGGTTGGCAACAGCATCCTGTTCATCGCCCTGCCGCTGTACGTCGCCAAGCTCCCGGCCCCACTCATCCGGATCGAGGAAACGGTCCGGGTGGGCCTCCTGCTCTCCCTCTACGGGCTGGTTGCTGCCGTGCTCCAGTCGTTCGCCGGAGCCTGGAGCGATCGCCTCGGGCGTCGGAAGCCGATGATTGTCGCCGGGCTGGCCGTCATGTGCGTTGGAACGATTGGCTTCCTGTTCGCCACCCGCTTCATCGATCTGTTGCTGCTCCGTATGCTCCAGGGCTTCGGTGTGGCCCTGACGATCCCTGCGTCGATGGCGCTGATGGCAGTCGCGACGCGCCGCGAGACTCGGGGTAGCTCGATGGGAATCTACTCCACGATGCGGATGGTGGGGTTTGCCGGAGGGCCGTTGATCTCCGGTTTCCTCCTCGTGACCTTCGGCTTCCCCTCCGTGTTCGTCGCCGGGGCCGCTTTTGTCCTGCTCGGGCTGATCATCGTCTCGTTGTGGGTCAAGGAGCCGCCGGCGATAGAGAACGCAGGGCCCGCCGGGCGGTTTCTGATCTTCGACCCCAAGCTGATCAGCCCGGGCATCTTCGGCGCGGGACTGGCGACCTTCCTCATGGCCAGCTCGTTTTCGATGATGACGACCCTCGAGCACCAGTTCAACGAGCGTCTCGATCAGACCGCGCTCGGCTTTTCCGTCGCCTTCAGCGCGTTGATGGTCAGCCGTCTGCTGTTCCAGGTGCCCCTGGGGAGGTTGTCGGATCGGATCGGGCGCAAACCGCTGCTCGTCGGAGGACTGGTGCTGATGGGCCCGGCCACCGCCCTCCTGGGCCTGGTCACCTCCACCGTGCAGCTCACTGGCGTGCGCCTGGTCCAGGGACTTGCGGCCGGCGCCATCGCCGCACCGGCGTTCGCGGTGGCGGCCGATTTGTCGTCCAGCGGCGGCGAGGGGCGGCAGATGAGTGTGGTCACCATCGGTTTCGGCCTCGGCCTCGCCCTCGGGCCGCTCATCGCCGGCGTGCTGGCAATGCATTCGTTCGAGATGCCGTTCATGATCGGCGGACTGATGTGTGTTTTCGGAGCGTGGGTGGTGTTCCGCTCTGTCCCCGAGACCGTGCGCCGAAACATGACCGACTGA
- a CDS encoding glucose 1-dehydrogenase translates to MTDSASFDLTGRVAIVTGGNGGIGRAIALGFAQAGAAVAIFGRNEEKNAATLAELEATGARAIAATVDLQDREGLEPAVRRVEAELGPVDILVNNAGIVSLSGGILHESPESWDEVIEIQLSSVFLLSKVVAASMAQREHGKIINVGSMYSFFGSGLIPSYSAAKGAIVQLTKSMAIELAPSGIQVNAIAPGWVETDMTAPVRTEDFKAMNDEIMSRTPAGRWGQTEEMAGPAIFLASQASDFVTGETIRVDGGYAIR, encoded by the coding sequence ATGACCGATTCAGCATCGTTCGATCTGACGGGTCGCGTGGCGATCGTCACCGGCGGCAACGGCGGCATCGGCCGCGCCATCGCCCTCGGTTTCGCGCAGGCGGGCGCCGCCGTAGCGATTTTCGGCCGAAACGAAGAGAAGAATGCAGCAACACTCGCAGAGCTGGAGGCAACCGGTGCGCGAGCCATCGCCGCCACGGTGGATTTGCAGGACCGTGAAGGGCTCGAACCGGCGGTGCGTCGAGTGGAGGCTGAGCTCGGCCCGGTCGACATTCTGGTCAATAACGCAGGCATCGTCTCGCTCAGCGGCGGCATCCTACACGAGTCGCCTGAATCCTGGGACGAGGTGATAGAGATACAGCTGAGCTCGGTATTTCTGCTGTCGAAGGTCGTCGCGGCGTCGATGGCGCAGCGCGAGCACGGCAAGATCATCAACGTCGGCAGCATGTACTCATTCTTCGGATCTGGGTTGATCCCTTCCTACAGTGCCGCCAAGGGCGCGATTGTCCAGCTGACCAAGTCGATGGCAATCGAGCTCGCCCCGAGCGGCATTCAGGTGAACGCCATTGCACCCGGGTGGGTCGAAACCGACATGACGGCGCCGGTCCGAACCGAGGATTTCAAGGCGATGAACGACGAAATCATGTCGCGGACGCCGGCGGGGCGCTGGGGTCAGACCGAGGAGATGGCTGGACCGGCGATCTTCCTGGCCTCGCAGGCCTCAGACTTCGTCACCGGCGAGACGATTCGGGTGGACGGCGGCTACGCGATTCGCTGA
- a CDS encoding protein kinase — MSGGISRFEISERLGEGGMGVVYRARDTFLKRDVALKRIKPGLAENREVRARFLRECRAAAAISHPNVATIYEAGSCDDGSIYLASEFIRGESLVQRLRRERLSLEEQLSLAVQLTRGLAAAHEAGIVHRDIKPGNLMVTDDGRLKILDFGLARLNQPLAGQADDDGDTLTRTRPGHFLGTPAYMSPEQVTGTEVDATSDVFSCGCVLYEMVSGKAPFSADSVSETVRRILSEDPPDLDTLAEDVPPGLVDIIRRALAKKPTDRFADASEMAQALTAVRDQTAPASVHEPETRPHRSRRIKVGLAAGGAIIAAALLSWFFGRSTLAFETKDRLLITSVVNQTDEEAFDLALRTALEADLQQSPYVSLFQQSQVASVLQLMRLDPSAPVNETLGRDICRFAGIRAMLVPRILAVGNAYELQAILVDPVSGRHVDRIRVSAQGREQVLLNAIDKLTREVRKRLGESLESIEEADIPVVTVATSSWEALKYLAMARSAWWAGQFDEATGLFELALEKDPEFASAKRGLALILIQFKGEKERGQQLLREALVNADGLPERERLMIRAANSQFVDEDLEAALAEYELICDLFPDSASAHNNRGHVLLALGRTREALPMFERAAELDITTTPPLISLYFVYLNHFRNAAKAAEAARRLVERAPQNVGFRVMLAWSLAAEGLVDEALELTRTAVDEEPHHPYGLPNLAHLLYASGSDDEAVIHYRTVYDLTVDGELRGERWAAARNLAVSLASAGEADEARRLADSEASILLASPEETPRETQQQLALAQLRAISGLDTQARGHIERAERLGLSDPVSILALAQAHAFLGDFETALGEVARSLEGGYPDPFMPLYLPSLRPLRSDSRFLALFAPPEEEIDMPPDRNFATDELHSNESRQETGGSADEWWKKK; from the coding sequence ATGTCGGGGGGTATTTCGAGATTCGAAATATCAGAGCGCCTCGGCGAAGGCGGGATGGGTGTGGTGTATCGCGCCCGCGACACCTTCCTGAAGCGCGACGTCGCCCTCAAGCGGATCAAGCCCGGCCTTGCGGAGAACCGGGAGGTCCGGGCCAGATTTCTCCGTGAATGCCGGGCGGCCGCGGCGATCAGCCACCCCAATGTGGCGACCATCTACGAGGCCGGGAGCTGTGACGACGGCTCCATCTACCTCGCTTCAGAATTCATTCGCGGTGAGAGCCTCGTCCAGCGGCTGCGGCGTGAACGCCTGTCGCTGGAAGAGCAGCTGAGTCTGGCAGTCCAGCTGACCCGGGGTCTGGCGGCGGCCCACGAAGCCGGCATCGTCCACCGCGACATCAAGCCCGGCAACCTGATGGTGACCGACGACGGACGCCTGAAGATCCTCGATTTCGGTCTCGCACGTCTCAACCAGCCGTTGGCCGGACAAGCCGACGATGACGGCGACACGCTGACCCGGACTCGGCCGGGACATTTCCTCGGCACGCCGGCCTACATGTCGCCCGAACAGGTCACGGGCACCGAGGTCGACGCGACCTCCGACGTCTTTTCGTGCGGTTGCGTGCTGTACGAGATGGTATCCGGCAAGGCTCCGTTCAGTGCCGACTCGGTTTCGGAAACAGTTCGCCGCATCCTCAGTGAAGATCCGCCCGACCTCGACACACTCGCCGAGGATGTGCCTCCGGGCCTTGTCGACATCATCCGCAGAGCGCTCGCAAAAAAGCCGACCGACCGTTTTGCCGACGCATCCGAAATGGCACAAGCTCTCACCGCTGTCCGCGACCAGACAGCTCCAGCCTCTGTCCACGAGCCGGAGACCCGGCCTCATCGGTCTCGGCGTATCAAAGTCGGTCTCGCGGCGGGTGGCGCGATTATCGCCGCAGCCCTGTTGTCCTGGTTCTTCGGCAGATCGACTCTGGCCTTCGAAACGAAGGATCGTCTCCTCATCACGAGTGTCGTCAACCAGACCGACGAGGAGGCCTTCGATCTGGCGCTGCGCACCGCGCTCGAGGCCGACCTCCAGCAATCTCCCTACGTGAGTTTGTTTCAACAAAGCCAGGTGGCTTCAGTGCTGCAACTGATGCGGCTCGATCCGTCCGCCCCGGTCAACGAAACGCTGGGCCGTGACATCTGTCGCTTCGCCGGCATTCGGGCCATGCTGGTACCGCGAATCCTGGCGGTCGGGAACGCCTACGAGCTGCAGGCGATTCTGGTCGATCCGGTCAGCGGACGACACGTCGACCGTATTCGCGTCTCGGCCCAGGGGAGAGAACAGGTGCTACTGAACGCCATCGACAAGCTCACGCGAGAGGTGCGCAAGCGGCTGGGAGAGTCTCTCGAGTCAATCGAAGAGGCAGATATACCGGTGGTGACCGTCGCAACGTCGTCGTGGGAAGCTCTCAAGTACCTGGCGATGGCGCGATCGGCGTGGTGGGCCGGCCAGTTCGACGAGGCGACCGGACTCTTCGAGCTGGCCCTGGAAAAGGACCCGGAATTCGCCTCTGCCAAAAGGGGGCTGGCGCTCATTCTGATCCAGTTCAAAGGCGAGAAAGAACGTGGACAGCAGCTCCTGCGAGAGGCGTTGGTGAACGCCGACGGCCTGCCGGAACGCGAACGCCTGATGATCAGGGCCGCCAACAGTCAGTTCGTCGACGAGGATCTCGAGGCAGCCCTCGCCGAGTACGAGCTGATCTGCGACCTGTTTCCCGATTCTGCGTCAGCCCACAACAATCGCGGCCACGTCCTTTTGGCCCTCGGGCGGACTCGCGAGGCCCTGCCGATGTTCGAAAGGGCCGCTGAGCTCGATATCACCACCACACCTCCGCTCATCAGCCTCTACTTCGTATACCTGAACCACTTCCGCAATGCAGCAAAGGCCGCCGAGGCGGCACGAAGACTGGTCGAACGCGCACCCCAGAATGTCGGCTTCCGCGTCATGCTCGCGTGGAGCCTGGCCGCCGAGGGTCTGGTAGATGAAGCACTCGAGCTGACCCGCACGGCTGTTGACGAGGAACCGCATCATCCCTACGGCCTGCCGAACCTGGCACACCTGCTCTACGCCTCCGGCTCCGACGACGAGGCGGTGATTCACTATCGCACCGTCTACGACCTCACCGTCGATGGCGAACTCCGGGGCGAGCGATGGGCGGCTGCACGTAATCTCGCCGTCTCCCTGGCCTCGGCCGGTGAAGCGGACGAGGCCCGGCGGCTGGCGGACAGCGAGGCGTCCATCCTCCTCGCCTCCCCGGAGGAAACGCCACGAGAAACTCAACAACAATTAGCGCTGGCGCAGCTGCGAGCCATCTCGGGCCTGGATACCCAGGCGAGAGGACACATCGAGAGAGCGGAGCGCCTCGGTCTGAGCGACCCGGTCTCGATTCTCGCCCTCGCCCAGGCCCACGCATTTCTCGGGGATTTCGAAACCGCTCTTGGCGAAGTAGCTCGTTCCCTCGAAGGGGGTTATCCGGATCCGTTCATGCCGCTGTACCTGCCGTCCCTGAGGCCGCTGCGATCCGACAGCCGCTTCCTCGCCTTGTTTGCCCCGCCCGAAGAAGAGATCGACATGCCACCCGACCGGAACTTCGCAACGGATGAGCTCCACAGCAACGAGTCACGGCAAGAGACCGGTGGCAGCGCCGACGAGTGGTGGAAGAAGAAGTAA